From the genome of Capsicum annuum cultivar UCD-10X-F1 chromosome 4, UCD10Xv1.1, whole genome shotgun sequence:
GAAGCGTATCCCTTGAATGCCaactctatttaacaatctaggttcataccATCTCCTCTCATGATCAAgagcactatctgtattgaagTGTTGATGAGGAATCTTAATATATATCTTATTCTGtcttaactgaacaactcataaggatgaggacataactttaaacttaAGGCACTTACATCATACTAACGAATTCCTCTTAAGGCCCTTGTGTGAtttttgaagttactgatagtaattCAGAGAGCATCATATTGGGAGGAATTGGGACTTACTATTCATATTATCTCATGAATAAGCCATATACGGAGAATTATGAAGTTACTCATGAATTGATATAAGTTTCTAAAAGAATAACTTTATTGCACGATCTGGAGTATGAAAGAAAGGAGATATTTCTTaaatgtcctgtagcctcttgaagaaaagtacaaatgttaCTGTACtgttctacaagactctactcgacacggcttcacagacaccctaggacacttgaatctatgctctaataccaagtttgtaatgaactgagactacccctagtcatcatacggtgcttaggaccataagtgatctaAGCTAACCCTTGTgttggcataactcatgagcaactgaataagatacataCATCTTGAAAAAATAAGTGGAAGAAAAGTTTTTAGCTGAACATCTTCGAaacaaactattaaaataattacaactctggttatacaaaacaaaactgaaattaatACATTAACTCtgctaactatctatgaagcctctactagtatttattataggtagtcgggacatgaccctcATCTATTCCGAATCAATAcgattaaataatgaaaataaaatgctACCCGAACTAAGACTGACTcgaacccttgaatcaaaaggactcatcacctgttgactaGAAGCTGCAACTGTATGATTATGAAGTGtatgctacaacttgtacctacattattaaacaatgtagcacaaagatgtatatgtggatcagtacttttggaatgtaatGAGCacgtgggggtgaatgcataagtaagaaTAATAACTCAATGTacttataaactttcaaatactgcatgctaagtgtaaatgactcaccttagcTTGAATAGAACaaagttgtaaaatcataaacatgagtaataaagcataatgataaactttgtgagccacaacacttagttctaaaagcttttcttttattctattttagggagtttcttctaatcgacatacaccatgtgagctatcatggtgtCGAACGTCTTGTTCCCCTATAGGTAAAAgttcatgttggggagagctatcatGCTCTTACCACGGAGTAggacctgagctaagtgatcactaTTTGTAATTCATGCATATAAATAGGAATAGTctaaacctacattggctcattGTTCTAGGGTATGTGAACTAGAACACATACCCAACTTAAttctaaatattactcccttacttatatgatcatactgtaggaaatccaccttaaaatagcataaaggtttatataaaaaccagttatgcatatATTTGTtgtaaactgtaatcaaaactaacatgtgtggatttcatatcttagctgaggatcaaaagatcgtTTCGTGCTTTAAATCTGAATATATACTTATCAAAGAATGCTTaaaacataatcttcttgaaatatcaagacttaaACTTTGGGCTTAAACACATATCAATTCATATCAAAACTTCATACTAAATGtgattcttgaaatacttcacaataacaaatcaagaaagtgcaatctcattcataatctAAATCTCAAaagataaaacataaacataagcacttcttgatcaacttaaaaactttaaatctcataataattacatgcttcaagaatatgtaaacttgggtataaaccctacttCAATACAAGTAATTAGAatcataaaatcatgcaatttgggcacaagggtgaaaggatacccttgctCATAACCATACATACCTGATTAGGCCTAATTGATGTAGAACCTTGACTTTGAACTCCTAAAGATGTTCTTGAAGCCTtcctcttgaagttcttggacttggaAACTTAGATTATTGActttcttgaagaaggagtaatggagttttgaagttcttggatAGAGGTTAGGGTCTGTTCTTGAGAGTGGGAGGCTTTCTTCAAGAGAAATTATGAGTAAAGAGTTAAATATTGCTAGACGGATTCGGTtgagggaaaatgtccaaagtgaccctagaccctttaggaactgaagCAGTGTGTGAAAAAACTCCACATCGCGTCGGATATCATGTTGGGACAGCACTGCGTTGCGTCACATATCGCGCGAGAAACCGGTGCGCCGCGTCCCAATCGCGTTGGCTTACTGCTtcacacgaaaaatgccataacttttcactcgggtatcgaattaaggcgaaattggtattgttggaaaactaacttaattatctacaatttggttggttgtgagctgAAAAATTATacgtatataaaatgttatacacattcaatgtagacccttgtagaatcgaatacaaagatttggccgaatcaagggctcttagctcaacttcgctctaagtgattcctatgaacatgtTTCACCTCGAAAACACTTCACATAttaggataatgataatgaaacttaTGTTCACATGGGAATTATTTGGATTGGAGCTTATACGCGTAGGAACGATGGTAAGAATTCTAGCGCAAAAACACGGGGTGGTACAATTAGTGACACGGTTTGATACATAAATCAAATCCAACAAGATAAACTAATTCATACCTTATATATTTTACAACTCCGAAAATCACCTTCCTTAATTGTCTTCCAACCATGAAATTTTAACGCTGTCAGAAATCCACATTTACAAAGAAGAGTCATTAACACAGTATGAAGAAAAAGGCTATTATAACGCAAGAAATTTAGCaattaaagaagagaagaagaacaagaaaaaattggTTCAAACTTAAGGTGTGATTTAATAGGTAGGAAAGTTAAATATGAAGAACAAAGGATGTGGACAAGAGAGAATTGCTCAGATGGTAAGCACACCTCACCTTCAGACATTAATATTGTGTATTTGAGTCACCAAAGGAACAAAAGGGTGGGAGCTCCAAGAGAAGGGTGAAAAAAAAGGTAATTGACAAAGAAAAATTCATGAAAGTTGGCCTACTTGACCAAATAAAACGTGAAATTTCTTTATTGAGGCTAATTAGACACCCAAATGTTGTTGAACTTAATCAAGTAATGGCtggaaaaacaaaaatctattttgcaATGGAATATGTTAAGGGTGGTGAATTATTCAATACGGTTGCTAAAGGGAGGCTTAGAGAATCCGCGGCGCATAAATACTTCCAGCAATTAATTGCGGCTGTTGATTTCTTCCATAGCCGAGGTGTCTATCATCGCGACCTGAAACCTGAAAATATACTCTTGGATGAAACCGGAAACCTAAAGGTCTCCGATTTTGGCCTGAGTGCTCTTTACGAGACTAAAAGACAAGATGGACTCCTACACATGGCATGTAGAACTCCAGCATACGTCACGCCAGAGGTCATTAATAAGAGAGGGTACGATGGCAAAAAGGCAGATATTTGGTCAGGTGGGGTCATTTTGTTTGTCATGTTAGCTGGTTATCTTCCATTCCATGATGCAAATTTGATGGTAATGTACAAGAAAATTAGTAAAGGGGAATTCAAATGTCCTGAACATTTCCCTTCTGAAGTGAAAAAACTTCTTTCAAGAATTCTTGATCCAAATCCATTTTCAAGAATCACATTAGCTAAGTTAGTGAACTATACTTGGTTCAAGAAAGGATTCAAACAAATTAATAAACCACCAATTTTGGATCAAGAACAGGACGAATCGCCTCGTAGTATTTTCGATATTGTGGATGATTCAGATGCAGAAAGTTCTTCAAGATACAAAGAGCAATCTCCATCAACAAAGAAGCCTACTTGTTTGAATGTTTTTGATATCATGTCTCTTTCTCCTGCTTTTGATCTCTCTAACTTGTTCGAGAAAGATAAGAGCTGTAGATCGGAGGCTAGATTCATGACTCAAAATTCAGCATCCACTATCGTCTTGAGGCTAGAGGAAGTAGCTTCAATGGGAAGTTGTAAGGTATACTATCGGAATTGTATGATGACCATCTCAGTTTAATGCTTAAACTGTTAGGGAGAATACACTTTATTTACTTGATTATTATTCGACATGTCCAATCATTCTCGTAGATGGGCTGGTCTAATTCTTTTTTGCTATTATCCGAGCACGGAAAATTCATTTTTCTGTAGTCTCATACTATGTTGAAATTGTGCAATACAGAAGTCGGAAATTTCACTAAGATAGTTCAAGGGTTAATTTATGTGATACTAATTGACCTATACACACTGTATACTTTTTTGCTTCAATTGCAGGTTCATCTCATCTAAAAGTTTAATCTGAGCACCTTTACTTTATGTTACTTTGCCTTTGTGATCTTCTTAGCTTAAAGTTTAATATTTTAGAGGCATAATATGTAAATGTTCCCTTTAACTTTGTCTTATCTAGCATCTATGTATGCCCCCAACTTTCGATGTGCACAACTAGacatttaaacttgtataaaattgaacaagtagacaTATATGTCCGTGTAGTGTCCTATGTGACGTCCTACGTGTATTCTGCGTGTGTCTACGAACAAACTTATTTACTTCATTATGTCTTCAACAGGTGAAGAAGAAAGACGGGACGGTGAAAATGCAAGGAAGCAGGGAAGGGAGAAAAGGGAAACGAGCAATTgatgcaaaaatattttaaattacgCCATCTTTCCATGTTGTAGACGTGAAAAAAAATCAGGAGATACTGCAGAATACAGGAAGTTTTGTGA
Proteins encoded in this window:
- the LOC107869069 gene encoding CBL-interacting protein kinase 5-like, whose translation is MAGKTKIYFAMEYVKGGELFNTVAKGRLRESAAHKYFQQLIAAVDFFHSRGVYHRDLKPENILLDETGNLKVSDFGLSALYETKRQDGLLHMACRTPAYVTPEVINKRGYDGKKADIWSGGVILFVMLAGYLPFHDANLMVMYKKISKGEFKCPEHFPSEVKKLLSRILDPNPFSRITLAKLVNYTWFKKGFKQINKPPILDQEQDESPRSIFDIVDDSDAESSSRYKEQSPSTKKPTCLNVFDIMSLSPAFDLSNLFEKDKSCRSEARFMTQNSASTIVLRLEEVASMGSCKVKKKDGTVKMQGSREGRKGKRAIDAKIF